In a single window of the Euleptes europaea isolate rEulEur1 chromosome 4, rEulEur1.hap1, whole genome shotgun sequence genome:
- the IDNK gene encoding probable gluconokinase — MAEGIPLNDQDRIPWLCRLHDILMREHASGQNTILACSALKKMYRRILENGEAGTNCENPSGRPEEPGEPASQKILFIHLDGPMDLIAQRMAKRRGHFMPPELLQSQFEALEAPSPPENSITVSLEKPVSEIVAIIEEYVRNRYG; from the exons gaCAGGATTCCATGGCTTTGCCGCTTACATGATATATTAATGAG GGAGCATGCCTCTGGGCAAAACACAATTTTAGCCTGCTCAGCTCTGAAAAAAATGTACAGGCGCATTTTAGAAAATGGAGAGGCTGGCACAAATTGTGAGAATCCCAGTGGCCGGCCAGAAGAACCAGGGGAGCCAGCGTCACAAAAGATCCTTTTCATCCACTTAGATGGACCTATGGATCTCATTGCTCAGCGCATGGCAAAAAGGAGGGGGCACTTTATGCCCCCTGAGCTGCTGCAGTCTCAGTTTGAGGCTCTCGAAGCTCCATCACCACCAGAAAATTCTATCACTGTCAGTCTGGAAAAGCCTGTTTCAGAAATAGTAGCTATTATTGAAGAATATGTTAGAAACAGGTATGGATAG